The nucleotide window TGAAGCTCACTGTTGACTCCGAAGAGCTCAAAACTCCagagtttgagaagaagtGGGATGAAAAGACGGTATTTGTGCTGGTGGAGAATGagcaaaggaggaggcggcagATGAAGGCGCAGTtgcaggaggagggtagggagcagaggaagcaggaggaggagttggagcagaggaagaagaagaggcagcatgaggaggactgggagaagacgagggaTCAGAGGATTGATAGCTGGAGGCAGTTTCAGAAGGGGAAGAATGGGGagccggagaagaagaagaagaagaagttgaagCCGATTGGGTGAGCTGATGGGGGGGGTTAGCAGCACAGATGAGATACGCAAGACTTCAGATGAGATGGAATAGAACGAACTGACGGGATGGGATAAGCATAACAGGGCATCATCTCGAACGAAGCAGCAGGGGTTTGAGCTTATGGAAGGGCATTCATGTCGTGAGTTACATTTCTgggtgaaggagaggtaGAGAGGACGTTGTTTGACCCCTGACCATATCATCAGTTGCCAGCATACTCTACACCTTAGCGTGGAAGTCATCTTGCCCCAGCCtccttgggtggtggtttatTCTCTCCTGAAAATGGTTTGTACACACACATCAAGCTCCATGCTGTGAACCGTTTATCTTTATTGACGTTTCTTTCAGGTCTCAAGGTAAGATTCCCAAGATCCGTGATGCCAAATACCTTTTTTGTGTGGGTCTTGGTTGGATGTCCTGTCCACAAGCCATCCCTTTCAAGGTGAGATCCGCGTGGTTCGTAATCAAGACGACAAACGCATCTTGGAAAAGGCGACTTAACCTATTAGAAAATGAGCCATTGTAGTTGAAATACAATCAGCCTTCGTTCATGGGGATAGCGGTCCCTCAAGAGTACAATATGGACAACATTACGCAGGCTTGACTATGAACCCTTTATGAAAATTCATTTCAGATCATGTATCCCACCCCGAATATCCTACCTCATAGCCATAGCCTTCTTattcaacaccctctcctccttctgcttccCCTCCTTGGGCGCATGAGTCTTCTTATACTTCAAAAACCTCACCAAATTCAACACCGCCTCATCCGCCTTatccctcaactccccctGCGCCCTCTTATCAATTCCCTTCGCCAACGCTCTCAACTTGGGCAAAAACTCCTCCAGATGCTTATGGAAGCCCTCCTTCCAGAACACCTCCTTATCATTTTCCGTGGCCTCATCACCATAAATGTCAAAAATCTGGTTGACAGCCTCTACAACATCAGCCGGTGGGATGGTCTTGTCCTGCTCACAGCTCTGGAGGAGAGTGATCAAAAAGACGCCAATCTCGCGGTTGAGATCAATAGGAGCTGTGTCCCTGGCCAAAGACCCAAGGATACCAACGCACTTGACGCCCAGACCCTGGAGGGGGTCAAcctcctttccttcttctggTTTTGGCTGGTTCTTCGCGGCCTGGTAGAGCGCAATGAACTTGCGATGTTGGCCTGGAGTCAACGGTACATTTGCACCCAAGCTGCGGGCAATAGCCCAGGCAAGACTGGCTATTTGGGTGGCGAGGTCGAGATCAGCATTATCAGCCTCGACGATGGGAGTGATGGCCTTGACCCAAATCTTTTTGGCGGCTGGATACCACGCATCATAGATGTTGGAGTTTTCGCTCTCAGAGAAGTCGATGCATGAGACGGTCCAGGCAATATTGTTGAGGGCCGTCAGGGCGTTTGACTGGATGGCGAGGTTCTCTTCGCCATCAATCTGAATATTGGATAGACGAACCAATTGCGGGATAGCTTGTTGAATGAAGGCGCCGAGCGTGGGAAGGTCGTCCAGATCTCCAGAGTCAAGTGGGTCGTCGGCTCCTGTTACCTTTTCCATATCGGCTTCCAGATCGGCAatatcgtcatcatcatcctcctcgtcttcattcatgtcgtcatcctcctcatcgtcctccttgtcttcgtcatcaccgTCCCCGGCATTGGAAGCTCCGTCCACATCCATCGCGTCGTCACCCTCAGGCTTGTCCTCAAGTCCGTTccattcctcctcctttggtTGAGAACGGTTGCCCTTCTCAAGGGTCTCCTGCAAATCAGCACCGATAGAAGCCAAAATCTCCAAAGCTAATTGGACAACAGCTCCCTGGTTGGCGTTCCCATTAGCCACAGCGCTCGCCGAAGGTACATGTTCCAATGCACGAGTGAGGGTTCCAATAAGAACTGCATCGCAAGCGCCGTCCTTCCCGGGGCTGTGGTCGAGCCATTGTAATGACGAGAAAACATTGTGAAGCACACCGCACGCCATCACCGATCGAGGACCGGAGCCAGAGGCAAGTTTGAGAAGGACGTCGTAGCATCTAGTTTCTTGGTCGTTCGTCATGGCTTGGCCCAGCTCGAGGTTGTCTTCTGAAAGTGTCGTCAGGCAGGAGAGGGTCTCCTCATAGATCTCTTGCGGCGTGGACTCTGAGGCAGACAGACGGAAGAGGAATCTGACGATGGTTTGGTTGGCCACGATAGCGGTGGTGATCTCCTCGCGGGCCATGCcgagaagattgaggagagCAAGAAGGGAGCTTGAGATCTCCCATACAATACGTTGCTGAgccttggtgagcttggaGAAGACAGGCTCAGTTGATGTGAGTGTGTCAAGAATCTATGACCTGGTTAGCTCTGGCAAGTTCATAAGAGTTGTAGGTCACATACAGCTTTGGCAGCATGCTCGATGGCAGTCAGAATGTCGAGTCTGTATAGGTGTACACAGAAAtcggcctcctcttcctcagcgAGAACCTTGAGAATCTCCCAGCCAGCAGCTCGGCTGTCGATGCTGTTGTCGGTGAGTGTCTCGGTGAGAACAATGTGAACAACCTGCTCCCTGAGAAGCAGCTTTCTGGTTTTGGCATCTTGAAcgatgttggcgatggcgccgGCAGCCTGTGTTCTTGATTTGGCTTCGGGGTTCTTGAGATCCTTGAGAATGGGGAGAATTTTGCTCTCACGGAGCTTTGCAAGCTCTGGATCAGTTGGTGGTTTTGAAGCCCTTGCGATGGGGTCTGCGCGGCTGGCACGCACTCTGTTCTTTCTTGCTTTGCCCATTTTTGTATCTGGAAAATGTCTGATAGTTATGACGTGGCGTTTATGAGAGAAATATCTGGAAATACGGTCCCACGAAAATTTCCCAGGTTTGCTCAAGGCAGAAAGTAAATAGAATCTAGATGGTTGTCGCAACAACAATTGTGGAAAAAAGTTGAGAAAAGCCCTTCAACCCCACATTCGtcccccgccatccacaCAAATTGAACCCCGGTCCATGAGATGCGGAGATCCAGGGTCGGGCACGAAGTACCTTTTGTGACACCAGACATATTGAATTTCTCAAATGACAGAGGTTCCACGCTTAGACTTGATGTTCACAATATTCATACTGGCTCATGTTAAGGTGTTAAGCTAGCCAATGTCTCACATCGTTACACTTCATTCCCTTACCACTCAAGTAGATGAGAACACAGGTTGCAAACAAAAGTACTTCGGCTGCTAAACAGCTCCAAGGGTTCGTTGATGCGGGACATGGCAGCCCTGTAAGTGGAGCCGAGCTGTCTTGGCTTTAGGGAGCCACGTTTAACCCAGACGCGCCAATCTAACCACCATCGACCTCCATCCACTATCATTGCCGAGTTCGGGGTCCTAGCATCAAGCTCCCGAGGCACCAAGTCAACCAGACTGGCGACTAATATTGATTGAATGAGATGCGGTTCCGCGCACACCAGCCAATCTCTCATCGTCTGAGACACTGAGCTATTACTTTATATCGTGGTTGATGAATGGGAATGCACTCAGCTGGCATCAGTCGATGAGTGCAAGATGGGACTTTTcaccaacaacgacgacgcaATGGTTAAGAAGGACGATGATCTCAGGCGGGGGAAGACGCTTCCCACTCGCGCACCATGGGTACCAGCTTCAGCACCCAGAACGCCCCCGCGCAAAACGATCAAGCGGCTCGTGGTTGCTTTGGCTGTGGGATTCTTCGTCTATTTGTTCATCAAGAATCTACCGCCAATGGATGATCAAGTACGCAGAGACTACAGGCATCCGAGATATTCAGATCGCAAGCCGGGAAAACAGCCAGGCCCGATGCCAAAGATGAAGCCCCCACCACCTGAGCGCATACCGGAGAAGCCCGTGGTGAAGGACATCCCGAGTGAACAGCCTGCTGCTGTTATGGTAACCCCTGTCGTAACTGACACTACTACCAACGCCAGAACATATGATGGCCCTATTTACTTCAGGAAGCTGGCTGCGACATTACAAGCCATTGAGAGCAGTACGAGCGGCTACAGCGCGGTGAATAAGAATGTGCTGTTTGCCGCTGCTAGCTTGAAGAGCGCCTCAGTCTTGCTCCCAATGGCATGCAAGATGGGGACTGAGCTTCGAAGCTATGTGCACTTTGCGTTGATGGGTGGTAGTGAGATTGATTTGGATGAACTTCAAGCTGTTAACGGCATCGACGAGTCCTGCCAGATCATCTTTCACGGTAAGAGGACAGATCTTGTGCCGATGCCTATATCAATGCTAATCCGTGAACCACCATAGATGCGAGGCCTGATTAtgcctcaacctcgacattGAGCCGCCTCGAAACATGTGCTACACGTGGATTATGTGAGCTTCCTTTCCATGACAGTTTGATAACACACCTCTCACACGCTGATAGACCACATTTACAAGTATATGCATCCTCAAGTTCTGTTTCTTGATGCTTCTGGTGTGGAAGAGCACTATTTTCTCGATGGCATCCGCAAACAAGCAGACGTCTCTGGAGTGCCCATTATTGAGCTGCCCAAGAATGCTCACTCACGGTTATCTTGGATGACGAAACTCGATAGCTCGTCGTTGGCGGCTTGGAATAGGATCAGCGTCGATATACTGATCCATGCGCCACCTGTAGGCTCTGGTAGCCTGATTCGATTGCTTCAATCATTATCAGCAGCTGATTTCTCAGCGGGCCCAACgcctcacctcaccatcGAACTTCCTCATGACATTGATCGGGCTACGACAGAATTCTTGAGGGACTTTAGTTGGCCACCAAGCCGCACACACAGCCTTTCCAATGTGCGGCAACTTACACTCAGACATCGCATACCTCGGGCTAGATTGACCGAAGAAGAAAGTTCGGTCCGTCTTCTCGAGTCCTTCTGGCCGGTCAGTCCGCGATACTCTCACGTGCTGGTACTATCACCCCAAGTCCAGCTATCGCCTGGATTCTTTCACTGTAAGCCTTTTCACAACCAGCTCAACTGGCCCGGTAACTAACATCCACCAGACCTGAAATTCACTCTGTTGGAATATCTCTACTCATCCaattccctcctccaaagctGGGATTCCCGCCTGCTCGGTATCAGCCTCGACCTGCCCCCCACAACGCTAGCAGACACCTCAAAGTCATTCAGCCCACCTGCTCCCAAACCCATGAAACAGGCCAAAGACTCCAAAAAGCCATCACTATCCTCTCAAACGTCTAGCTCAGCTCCTTTCCTGTGGCAgtcccccaacagcaacgccATGCTCTACTTCGGCACTAAGTGGACAGAACTCCACTCTCTTGTATCGAACACTATCGAACATCAACACTCTACCTCGTCCCTCTCAAAATTtttcaccaccaagaccgtTAGCAAGAGGTATCCCTCCTGGATGGAACACGCCCTCAGGCTTTCAAGAGCAAAGGGGTATTTCGCGCTGTATCCTAGTGAGGCTACTGCTAAATACTTGGCTACGACGCATAATGAGTTGTTTAAGGGGCCGGAGGAGTacgagaaggagctggaggtaGATGATGGGAGAGGAGATGAGGTCAGGCTCACGTCTGGGCCGCTGTTGGAGACGGTGcggttgttggggtttgaTGAGATGCCAATTGTGAGTTGGGAGGGCAAGGAAAcgggtttggaggggttggatgagggggcggaggagtaTGTTGGGGAGTTTAGGAAggcggttggggggaggtgtgaggggtgggagggggcggaggtggggcagaggttgggggtggggggtttgttttgtttgagTGGGGAGTGAGGACGTGATGTAGGTTATTGGGTAAGTTTGAAGGTTTCATATGGAAGAGGGACATTAATGTGGTCTGGGTACTTGTATCTCATAGTCCGGGTATCTCTCCGTTATCGTCTGAGCATCTGAGCTTGGTTAGTCACATTCTACCTTACATTTTTGAGATGTACGGATCATGATATTCATTAATGCATAGAGTGGCAGCCGTCCTCGTAAATTGCTTTCTCATCTTCCAGCATCACTCACTCGTCAGCCCCCTCATTCAACTTATTTatcaccaacaacgacaCGCACGCGCCGACGATACACAGCGCTATGCAAGCCATCACCTATTATCCCATCAGAACATATTCCTCTTTTTTGTTCCCCTGTCCCAGTACTTACAGTCTGCGTCTTCCACCCCGTCTGCACAATCGCCGCCCTCCTGCTGTACTTATTCACCGTTTCTaccatctcatcagcaacaactcccctcccctcccccccccttcccattccACATTACTCACTGATATAATTCGCCAAGCCCACCCCAAGACAGCTCACACTCAACGCCCAGAAAACCGCCCCCAAGGGATACGCCATCCTCAACTCGGTCTCTGTCGCTGTTTTCCGCAGATGAAAGGACAGGACTATCGCGACGGAGACAATGGCCATGTAAATCGATAACCGGAGGTAAGAGAGAAAGGTGCGCTCGTTGGCGCAGTGGTCGCGGCAGTCGGAGGATTCGTTGTTGAAGATTAGGGGGCCGAAtagaggggggtggaagaaggctCTGGCGAGGGGGTCGCGGCTTGTTGTGAGATGAAATTATTAGTGCTGAGGATTTGAGAAGACATGAGATAAAATATGAGCTGTGATTTACTCTGTAATCTGGTGAACATCCACCGGCCTTGTCAGTGAAGCCAATGGCTGACAACACAAACTCGACCGGGTGAGGTCTTCCTCGTCTATTTGATCGCTCATGGCTGGATTTTGGTCTGGAGGGATGAAAAGTGTATTTGGGATGGTTGGATAGATAGAGGGCATCATAGAATTTCTATTTTATAAGTTTAATATGAGATGTGATGAGTTTGTATAAGTGTGCTTCCCTCACAAACATGACGCCATCGTGGGCTTGAATGAGAACCTTGCTGGTGTTTGTTGCAACTAGTGGGGGTGAGCGGGGGTCATTCTTTGACACTTATCGGAGCGCTTATCGGTGGCAGCGGGGCACGCGTTGGGCTTTTAATTAGTGCGGCTTCTGCCTGTGCGACCTGACGCGAAGGAGCTGGGAGGGAAACGCGTCTTTCGGTTTATTCACCTTTCCAAGCATTTTGaagtttgttgttgacttgaCTACGACACCACCCGCGCTATTGACAGACTTTCTTGCAACAACATATAACGACTTCAGGACGTCATGAGTATGCTATACCGATTAGGAACACAATATTGACAGGCTAAGGCTAATGTAATGGCAGCATCATACGGCGGGTATCAAAGAACGGGCTATGGCGCCCAAggcggtgatgagggcggcggcttcATGAGCGGTTCCCAGCAAGGCAGTCAGGGTCAATCAAAGAGGGTATGTTCCCACATAAGGTCTCGCACTACCTGAGCCCCCAGGCTAACATCGATCCCCCACAACAGAGCACAATCGACGAGTACCTCCGCCCAGTAACTATCAAGCAAATCCACGACGCCAAAGCCGGCTACAACGAGTCCGAGATCACCATCGATGGCTTCCCCGTCAGCACAGTCACCCTTGTCGGCCAAGTGCGCTCCGtccaaccccaaaccacaAACATCACGTACAAGATCGACGACGGCACCAGCGGTACCATCGACGTCAAGAAATGGGTCGACCTTGAAAAGTCCGAATCAGGCGCCGAGACCCCCTTTAGCCTTGACACCTGGGTCCGTGTTCTCGGTAGACTCTCGAGCTTCAACGGCAAGATCCACGTTGGCGCACACCATGTCCGAGTGATCGACGATTATAACGAGGTCAGCTATCATTTGTTGGAGTCTACCTATGTGCATGTCTGCATCTCGAGGGGTTTACCTGGTGGTCCTTGGCCACAAAAAGAGGgtgtggctgctggtggtcATGGTAGAGGGGACTCTGACAGCATGTTCATCGACAGCGGGAATGGGTATTCAGGTGATGCTGCGGCGGCTAATGCTAGGGTGGCGTCTTGCTCGAGACAGGCCAAGTCGTTGTATCAGTTCATGCAGAGCGATCCAAGATCGATAGAAGGGATCAATGTAGTTGATGTCATGGCTGGGTCTGGGATGGGCAAGAGGGATGTGCTTGCAGCGGCGGATGAGTTGTTGGGCAACGGTATTGTCTATACcactgttgatgatgagaccTGGGCCATTCTCGAGACATAAAATTGTTTGGTGTAGGGGGCATGTGCAGATTGAATGACGGGGTATGCATGGCGAGGGATACCACGGCGCCAATCATTTGACTGATTGCTTTGATTTGTCTCCTGTAGAGTACGTACAATTCCCATGGCATTCCGATTTGGGGCTACCGAAGGATCATTGCAGTTGTTCGGTGGATTATAGCTACTATCTAGGTAGATCTGACCTAACAGTCGTAAAGAGCGCAAAACATCATCTCAAACAAGAATCCAAGACCAATTAGccaaacaaagaaaaagtcaATCTGCGAGCCATATGTTGAGTATGGCGATACATGTGAGCAAACGACCCCCTTTCAAACTTAGTCAAAAATCACCATAGGTTGAGTTGATCAACCAGCATCAAAcatccaaaaacaaacaaaacaaaaacaaaaaattCAGACGCACCAGAAACcatcccttcctctctttcccAAATCAACCAACAACGTTgccaaccctcctccccttccccgtcGCGCCCGGCTCCCGCACCATGATAGTCAACCTAACcggccacctccccctcttcaaataaatctccttcttgatctcaaACCCAAACTTCTTGTAATACTCATTATTCACCGCCGAGCTCGACTCAAGGTACatctgcctcccctccctatccgccctcatcatcccatccctcAGCAACCGTCCCCCCAAGCCCCTCCCCTGAGATCTCGGTTTAGTGCCCAAGTAAACCAAATACCAAGCatcattctccttctccgggCCCAAGACCTCCCGCTTGGTGTCGTGAAGCAGAGGGAGGATCTCATCAAAGAGACGGCGACGGCCTTCAGCGCAGAGTTGGAAGTGCAGACGCCAGAGCCCAGAGCGGAAGTGGGTTAGGTAGCtgtcgagggaggggggtgggttgggtggtaccctttttcttttatcaACACTTTGTTTTCATCATGCGGTGAGGGGAGAGGCACTTACCAAAGAGCAACACTATCAaaatcctcccccaccgtcgTCACAAGCCCCCCGCCGATGCAGTGAGAGGCGACGGTGTAAGTCAGGATATCGACGTGAAGGTTCCATTTGTCTTCCGCCGCACCCTTGCCCTGTCGTCCCTTTGCCTCGCCGCCGAAACCAGCCCAGGTGAATGTCACCCCTCCAGATGTGGTGGCGGAATCATCGTTGGAAAGAGGGGATTCAACAGCGGGGTTGCTCTCGATATCCACCAGATACCTCGCGTAGTCATCCGCCTGGAACGCGTGCGCGAGACTGAGGGCCGCCTCGCGGCATTCGTGGGTTTGGACGGTGCGCACTTGGGTGTTCCAGGctgcggggaggagggagcgtTTGGTGAGCGTTGCGAGGACTTTCACGCCACTACTGctgccattcccaccactgtttgttgttgttgatgaggtggagagTGGAATCGTcgtggcggaggggttggaggtcgcggttgttgtttttgttgttgtggtggtggtggttgacgtcGCCATGCTGGGCTAACGTCTCGTTCAACTACATCATGGTGAGCATGAGATAAGACGGACGActtgggagggagagaagtACTTTATGTGTCTGATATATTTTGTATACTATCACCCGTATGGACTCTCGAAAGCTGACTTCTCGAGACGGGCATAAACCCTATTGAGGACGACCTCATTAGCATCTCGGTCTTCCAGAACAACCGCAATGTGTGATTTGATGACTTACTGgaggggtggcggaggcAATTAAGTGCGGTTCGCAAATCAGCAGACATCAATGTGGTCTTTAGAGCTGTCCTGGCTCCGTTGGCTGGTAAAAACAGAGGAGGTAAAAGTGTAATCGAAGAAAAGGTCTTGACCAAGACCCGGCTGTATGGGTTATCTTCGAAGagcggctgttgttgttcacTAATGTCTCGTTACACGTAAGAGTAAAAAGACGACAAGAGATAGGTTGGGGGGGAAAGTGTTTGTATATATGTGTAAGTACCAGTCGGCCGGAGAGTGGATGGATGATTGTTGTTTGGGGTTTTTTGGCGTGGGCTGTGTAAgatgggttgatggtgatagATTGGGTAGTGGGAGTGGCAAAATGACTGGATGGGACGAGTCCTGGTAGGGATTGTCCTAGTAGTCTGAGTGGTGGTAGTAGCAGCGGTAGCAGGTTATGGTCGTTgtgcaagaagaagcaaacaagacaacaacagcagcaacacagcaacaactACAAGATCGACCAAACAGACAACAGGCAAGACAATGGCAACAGCGCGTAGTGTGTGTGCGTGCCCTTGATGCTAAATTGCCCCCCTGAATGGGGGACTTTCAAGTAGACTTGGATAATTCGGGGGGGTGTTGTACTGGATCAACTCTGGGGTAGTGGTAGTTCTGACGAAGAATCCAAGAAGGCGACGAAGTGGCAGGTAGGCACCTTGAATATGTAGACAGCAAACTAGGACGGACCTCAACAATTTCTGAGACAAATGACACGAAGGGGGACCAGCTTGCTCCGATGTAATGAGACAAGGATGACGAGAGTCGGAGACGATAAGATAGGTGGGATGAGAAGTTCCCAATGTTTGGAAATCAGGCAAGCAGCCGGAGGAATGCAGCGGGCTCTTTTGGGAAAGACGGGGAGCACTTACACCACGCCCACGAGGACATGCATGTAAGGGAACGGTGGGCTCCCCATGTATGAGCACTCACACCGCAGAGAGCCGGAGAAGGTCTCCCCCAGTCCACCCAGTCATCAGACAACACAAGTCCATATCTCTCTGTTAGGGAATAGGAAATTGTCGGGAATGGTTCCATTGAAGGTCCCGGACAACGGGGCGGGCGTATCCATTGGCTGCCAACGGCTGCCCACAGACCGGGGGAAACCAGGGAGGTCCCAAGGACGGAACCAGGAAGCAACGGCAGCGCCGGCATCCCCAACGTCGGTCAAAGGTAGGGGTTGGGATCGCGCCTTCCTCCAAACTCGCTATCCAATGAAGCCTGCACGAGATGCAACCTGTACAGCATCCTGTTGACGAACAGGGACCTTGTCCCCAGGCTCAACAGTCCAATTCCTAGCGGTTCAGCTGCACATCCCAAGTTAGACGGACTAGGGGACTGGGGGGGACTGTGCTGATCCGAGCATCGGGTCCCACCGGTGTTTGAGTGGAAAAGTTGGCCATCAAATGGTCATGTAAGTCGCCCTGTTCCAATCAAACGTCGTCAATTCGTGGCCTGTATGTACACGGATATGCAAGAGATGATCAGGTGACGCAGCCATGGGGTGTCCTGACCGCACGCCCTGCCTGCAGCCGCTGGTTCCCCAGAGATAGTGATGCCTGTCATGATAAGAGCTTGTCCAGTCGAAGACAGAGATAAACGGGTGGCATACTCAGCAGCAAGCACGAACagctttgttgttgttgttgtttttgtcaCATCGCATGGTTGCATTCCCGAAGCACCAATGTTCTGTACTCCCCGTTGCCGAATCTACAGGAAAATAGTTTTTTGATTATTATTTTAGTATAAACCCCCCACCCTAGCCCCCCTAAAGCAATTGCTCTGCGATTAAGTAACACTACCAGTGTTGTGTATGCAAGGTGCTGAAAAAGGAAGCAAGCGGCTCTCTGCCCGGCTTTATAAGTCGCCGGTCCAAACAAAGCAGAGAGCGGATATCTTAGGCATAAAAAGCGGAAACCAATCGGACGGCCAACGTCTCGAAACACTGCACTTTTCTTTTGCTGTGTTTTGCTGTATAATCCGAATTCCGATCCCGTCCACTACATGCGGCGGATCTCCTGCTCGTTCTTGTACTTGTCGAGCCCGGTGTCCAAGTTCGCCCACCACTCAAACAGCATCGAGTTGCAGATCAGCTTGAACCAAGGCGTGAACTTAAGGGAAGGATCCTCAAAGAGCTGCTTCAGCTTCTCGGCAGAGACATACTGTACGTCCTTGACCTCGTTCGGGCTGGGGTTAAGATCGACATTCGCCTTGATGAAGAGAATGTAGTCGACTAGAGTGGTACCTCATGGTTAGCACATTGGCACGACAGCGCGGGGCGGCTGCACATCATTGCTACTCACTCTCGTGCTCGCCCCATTTCCCGTCGCTTGGCGCCTTGTAGTGAATGCGTGTCAGGAAGTGAAAGTCCTCCAGGGGgacctgctccttcttgatgccCAATTCGTGGTCCAACTTCCGTCGCGCAGCATTCTTGACGCCCAAAACAGAGTCCTCCAGGTTGGACCCGGTCTCGCTCGCCATGTGCAGCGGGTGCGAGCAGCAGGTGTTGGTCCACATGTCCGGGAAGGTAATCTTCTCGGAGGCACGCTGCTGAAGAAGCAGCTCGTTCTTGtcgttgaagaggaagacggagAAGGCGCGGTGCAAGAGTCCCTTGTCGATGTTCGTCATGAGGTGGCCTGGTTGCGCGTAGTGTTTCTGGTCAGTACAACATGAACCCCGCGCAtaacaacccctccccccctttcctaGCTGCTTCTTGTATTATGGTGACAACTCACAAAGCTTCTTGCTGGCAGTTCCGATCGGCATATCATTCTCATCTGTCACGATGCAGACCTCGTCCATCAAGCGGATCTGCTCCTCATCGTGGCCCTCGAGCGCCTCGCCGCTGGTGTCGATATCGGGGAAGAGGCTAAGGATGGTCTCGGCTGTGATGGGGACGCTGCGCGTCTGGGTctcgatggtggtgacagaCATGGTGGGCGGTATAGATGAAGTGGGTGAGATTAGGAGCGCGTTAC belongs to Podospora bellae-mahoneyi strain CBS 112042 chromosome 6, whole genome shotgun sequence and includes:
- a CDS encoding hypothetical protein (EggNog:ENOG503NZBG); this encodes MGLFTNNDDAMVKKDDDLRRGKTLPTRAPWVPASAPRTPPRKTIKRLVVALAVGFFVYLFIKNLPPMDDQVRRDYRHPRYSDRKPGKQPGPMPKMKPPPPERIPEKPVVKDIPSEQPAAVMVTPVVTDTTTNARTYDGPIYFRKLAATLQAIESSTSGYSAVNKNVLFAAASLKSASVLLPMACKMGTELRSYVHFALMGGSEIDLDELQAVNGIDESCQIIFHDARPDYASTSTLSRLETCATRGLYHIYKYMHPQVLFLDASGVEEHYFLDGIRKQADVSGVPIIELPKNAHSRLSWMTKLDSSSLAAWNRISVDILIHAPPVGSGSLIRLLQSLSAADFSAGPTPHLTIELPHDIDRATTEFLRDFSWPPSRTHSLSNVRQLTLRHRIPRARLTEEESSVRLLESFWPVSPRYSHVLVLSPQVQLSPGFFHYLKFTLLEYLYSSNSLLQSWDSRLLGISLDLPPTTLADTSKSFSPPAPKPMKQAKDSKKPSLSSQTSSSAPFLWQSPNSNAMLYFGTKWTELHSLVSNTIEHQHSTSSLSKFFTTKTVSKRYPSWMEHALRLSRAKGYFALYPSEATAKYLATTHNELFKGPEEYEKELEVDDGRGDEVRLTSGPLLETVRLLGFDEMPIVSWEGKETGLEGLDEGAEEYVGEFRKAVGGRCEGWEGAEVGQRLGVGGLFCLSGE
- the ssb2 gene encoding Replication factor A protein 2 (EggNog:ENOG503P0CR; COG:L), producing MTSYGGYQRTGYGAQGGDEGGGFMSGSQQGSQGQSKRSTIDEYLRPVTIKQIHDAKAGYNESEITIDGFPVSTVTLVGQVRSVQPQTTNITYKIDDGTSGTIDVKKWVDLEKSESGAETPFSLDTWVRVLGRLSSFNGKIHVGAHHVRVIDDYNEVSYHLLESTYVHVCISRGLPGGPWPQKEGVAAGGHGRGDSDSMFIDSGNGYSGDAAAANARVASCSRQAKSLYQFMQSDPRSIEGINVVDVMAGSGMGKRDVLAAADELLGNGIVYTTVDDETWAILET
- a CDS encoding hypothetical protein (EggNog:ENOG503P1DU; COG:S); the encoded protein is MGKARKNRVRASRADPIARASKPPTDPELAKLRESKILPILKDLKNPEAKSRTQAAGAIANIVQDAKTRKLLLREQVVHIVLTETLTDNSIDSRAAGWEILKVLAEEEEADFCVHLYRLDILTAIEHAAKAILDTLTSTEPVFSKLTKAQQRIVWEISSSLLALLNLLGMAREEITTAIVANQTIVRFLFRLSASESTPQEIYEETLSCLTTLSEDNLELGQAMTNDQETRCYDVLLKLASGSGPRSVMACGVLHNVFSSLQWLDHSPGKDGACDAVLIGTLTRALEHVPSASAVANGNANQGAVVQLALEILASIGADLQETLEKGNRSQPKEEEWNGLEDKPEGDDAMDVDGASNAGDGDDEDKEDDEEDDDMNEDEEDDDDDIADLEADMEKVTGADDPLDSGDLDDLPTLGAFIQQAIPQLVRLSNIQIDGEENLAIQSNALTALNNIAWTVSCIDFSESENSNIYDAWYPAAKKIWVKAITPIVEADNADLDLATQIASLAWAIARSLGANVPLTPGQHRKFIALYQAAKNQPKPEEGKEVDPLQGLGVKCVGILGSLARDTAPIDLNREIGVFLITLLQSCEQDKTIPPADVVEAVNQIFDIYGDEATENDKEVFWKEGFHKHLEEFLPKLRALAKGIDKRAQGELRDKADEAVLNLVRFLKYKKTHAPKEGKQKEERVLNKKAMAMR
- a CDS encoding hypothetical protein (EggNog:ENOG503NWZM; COG:K), translated to MATSTTTTTTTKTTTATSNPSATTIPLSTSSTTTNSGGNGSSSGVKVLATLTKRSLLPAAWNTQVRTVQTHECREAALSLAHAFQADDYARYLVDIESNPAVESPLSNDDSATTSGGVTFTWAGFGGEAKGRQGKGAAEDKWNLHVDILTYTVASHCIGGGLVTTVGEDFDSVALWVPPNPPPSLDSYLTHFRSGLWRLHFQLCAEGRRRLFDEILPLLHDTKREVLGPEKENDAWYLVYLGTKPRSQGRGLGGRLLRDGMMRADREGRQMYLESSSAVNNEYYKKFGFEIKKEIYLKRGRWPVRLTIMVREPGATGKGRRVGNVVG
- a CDS encoding hypothetical protein (COG:S; EggNog:ENOG503P439), which produces MMPSIYPTIPNTLFIPPDQNPAMSDQIDEEDLTRSSLCCQPLASLTRPVDVHQITDRDPLARAFFHPPLFGPLIFNNESSDCRDHCANERTFLSYLRLSIYMAIVSVAIVLSFHLRKTATETELRMAYPLGAVFWALSVSCLGVGLANYIKTVNKYSRRAAIVQTGWKTQTVMACIALCIVGACVSLLVINKLNEGADE